The window GACGCCGCGGGTTTGTACTGGGAAACCTTGCGGAAGCGCATCTGGAGCTCGGTGGTAATACGCTTCTGAATGCCTGTCGAGAAGGACTTGATGATGAAGTGACCGCCAGGCTTGAGAGCCTCGTCGACGACCTTGAGGACGCAGGTGAAGAGTTCTTCGATATGCGCGTCGTCCACCTCGCGTATCCCCGAGAGGTTGGGCGCGATGTCGCAGGTGACGGTGTCGACAGCGGCGAGAGAGAGGCGGGAAAGAAGGCCGGGAACATCCGCCTGCCGTATGTCCGCCTCTATGGCGGTTATGTTCTTCAAGGAAAGAGGGGGTGTGGGGAGGATGTCGATGCCGATGACGGTCCCCCTTTCACCGACCATCCCCGAAAGGACCTGGAGAAAGCTTCCCGGCGCGCAGCCGAGGTCCAGAACGGTATCTCCTTTCTGTACGAGATGAAACCTGTCCTCGATCTCCTTGAGCTTGTAGGCGCTCCTTGCACGAAACCCTTCCTGCTTCGCCTTCTTGTAGAATGGGTCCTTGAGTATGAACCTAGCCATGGGGACCGATCAGGAGATTGCCATCGGCGGGGCTTTCCTGCCGGGCCTCGAGGCCTTTTCTCAGAAAGAAGGAGAAGGCATGGTCGAGGGCCGTCTCATCCTGAAGGACCGAGAGTGTTCCCCTGTACCGTGCGTGGTCGCCCATGCGGTGGAAGAGGTATGCGTAGTCCTCGAGGAGGCGCTTGAAGAGAGGTACCTGAGACGCGACATCATGGCGTCCCATGAGGTCCCTGAGGTAGGTGTCCTTCTTTTCTTCCATCATGTGCCGGGGCAGAACGATCGTTGACCCTCCCGTCGAGAGGTAGGATCTGCGGTCCTCTTCGATGCCTTCCCAGGAGAGGGAGAAGGGCGTGAAGATCTCGTGCCTGAGAACATCGTGGAGCGACAGGGGAGCCACGTCGTCCGCCACGGGGAGGGAGTGGATGTCATCCGGTCTGTGAACGGCATCTTTCAACTGAGCGACAAAGGATCTAAGGGACCCTATGGCGTCCGTGAAACGACCGGACAGCCTCGCCCCTTCCTCGACGATGAACGCCGCGTAGGCGGGGGATATATTGAGGAGGAAGGCCGGTTCCCTTGCGTTGTCCCTGTAAGCG is drawn from Syntrophorhabdus sp. and contains these coding sequences:
- a CDS encoding RlmE family RNA methyltransferase, producing MARFILKDPFYKKAKQEGFRARSAYKLKEIEDRFHLVQKGDTVLDLGCAPGSFLQVLSGMVGERGTVIGIDILPTPPLSLKNITAIEADIRQADVPGLLSRLSLAAVDTVTCDIAPNLSGIREVDDAHIEELFTCVLKVVDEALKPGGHFIIKSFSTGIQKRITTELQMRFRKVSQYKPAAS